A genomic stretch from Salarias fasciatus chromosome 10, fSalaFa1.1, whole genome shotgun sequence includes:
- the LOC115395661 gene encoding alpha-(1,3)-fucosyltransferase 4-like — protein sequence MHSDLSLTKNSALKGIYSLVGLAAVNFLLLPGICLLNLSDASNAEPSVPVSKDNNPKTLLLVWGLKGRKPPDCWEYFRISGCTITGDRRRYNEADGVLMRHWDVVRDKEAPLPLEPRLPAQKWIWLNFESPTFSLRLWEYEGIYNLTLTFREDSDILAPYGSLIPNVLSDTFPQARFAHRLKSSSDPRPGFVAWVVSHWTDDLERVHFYNHLKEYIKIDIFGGAGTILPEGKGSVVKMIRQYRFYLAFENSQHTDYITEKLWNAVRGGAIPVVLGPSRKNYERFLPPEAFIHVDDFNTVQELAQYLLKVKDSPSLITMHLSWRKDYSLYFATWDEHYCTVCKVVRMRKGKIDVVKNLTAWFYS from the coding sequence ATGCATTCAGATTTGTCCCTCACCAAGAACTCTGCTTTAAAAGGGATTTATTCTCTGGTTGGATTGGCAGCAGTGAATTTTCTGTTGCTTCCAGGAATCTGCCTCCTCAACCTGTCGGATGCGTCTAATGCTGAACCATCTGTCCCTGTTTCAAAGGACAACAACCCAAAAACACTACTCCTGGTCTGGGGTTTGAAGGGAAGAAAACCTCCTGATTGCTGGGAATACTTTCGAATCAGTGGGTGTACAATCACTGGAGACAGGAGAAGGTACAACGAGGCTGATGGTGTGCTCATGCGGCACTGGGATGTAGTCCGTGATAAAGAAGCTCCGCTCCCTCTGGAGCCACGACTACCTGCGCAAAAGTGGATATGGCTCAACTTTGAGTCTCCCACATTTTCTCTGCGACTGTGGGAATATGAAGGTATTTACAACCTCACACTGACCTTCCGAGAAGACTCTGATATCCTTGCGCCTTATGGGTCTTTAATCCCAAATGTGTTATCAGATACATTTCCTCAAGCTCGTTTTGCACATCGACTCAAATCCTCCTCGGATCCTCGTCCTGGCTTTGTGGCCTGGGTGGTCAGCCACTGGACAGATGATTTGGAGCGTGTGCACTTCTACAACCATCTTAAAGAGTACataaaaattgacatttttggaGGTGCAGGGACCATCTTACCAGAAGGCAAAGGCAGTGTGGTTAAAATGATCAGACAGTACCGCTTTTACCTGGCCTTCGAGAACTCTCAGCACACCGACTACATCACAGAGAAGCTGTGGAACGCAGTGCGCGGCGGCGCCATCCCGGTGGTCCTGGGTCCGTCCAGGAAGAACTACGAGCGCTTCCTGCCCCCCGAGGCCTTCATCCACGTTGATGACTTCAACACAGTGCAGGAGCTGGCCCAATACCTGCTGAAAGTGAAGGACAGTCCATCTCTGATCACCATGCACCTCAGCTGGAGGAAAGACTACAGTCTGTACTTTGCCACGTGGGATGAACACTATTGCACAGTCTGCAAGGTGGTGCGGATGAGGAAAGGCAAGATTGATGTGGTCAAAAATCTTACAGCATGGTTTTATTCATGA